One stretch of Methyloversatilis sp. RAC08 DNA includes these proteins:
- a CDS encoding acyl-CoA carboxylase subunit beta translates to MQDIILKLDEKREQARLGGGQRRIDAQHKRGKLTARERLELLLDEGSFEEWDMFKEHRCTDFGMADESVPGDGVVTGYGTINGRLVFVFSQDFTVFGGSLSESHAEKICKVMDQAMKVGAPVIGLNDSGGARIQEGVASLGGYAEVFQRNVMASGVIPQISLIMGPCAGGAVYSPAMTDFIFMVRDSSYMFVTGPEVVKTVTHEEVTAEDLGGATTHTTKSGVADLAFENDVDALMYTRRLFNYLPLSNREKAPVRPSSDPADRPDPSLNTLVPANANQPYDMKELILKMVDDGDFFEIQPDNAKNIIVGFARMEGSTVGIVANQPLVLAGCLDIKSSIKAARFVRFCDAFSIPVITLVDVPGFMPGTSQEYGGIIKHGAKLLYAYAEATVPKVTLITRKAYGGAYDVMSSKHLRGDVNFAWPSAEIAVMGPKGAVEIIFREEKNDPERITAREAEYREKFANPFIAGKRGFIDDVIMPSETRKRICRSLAMLRDKQLENPWRKHGNIPL, encoded by the coding sequence ATGCAGGACATCATCCTCAAGCTCGACGAAAAGCGCGAGCAGGCCAGACTGGGCGGCGGACAGCGCCGGATCGACGCACAGCACAAGCGCGGCAAGCTGACCGCACGCGAGCGGCTGGAACTGCTGCTCGACGAAGGCAGTTTCGAAGAGTGGGACATGTTCAAGGAACACCGCTGCACCGACTTCGGCATGGCCGACGAATCGGTGCCGGGCGATGGCGTGGTGACCGGCTACGGCACCATCAATGGCCGCCTCGTGTTCGTGTTCTCGCAGGACTTCACGGTGTTCGGCGGCTCGCTTTCGGAGTCGCACGCCGAGAAGATCTGCAAGGTGATGGACCAGGCGATGAAGGTCGGCGCGCCGGTAATCGGGCTGAACGACTCCGGCGGCGCGCGCATCCAGGAAGGTGTGGCATCGCTCGGCGGCTATGCCGAAGTGTTCCAGCGCAACGTGATGGCCTCGGGCGTGATTCCGCAGATTTCGCTGATCATGGGCCCGTGCGCCGGCGGTGCGGTGTATTCGCCGGCGATGACCGACTTCATCTTCATGGTGCGCGATTCGTCCTACATGTTCGTCACCGGTCCGGAAGTCGTGAAGACGGTGACGCACGAAGAAGTGACGGCTGAAGATCTGGGCGGCGCGACGACCCACACGACCAAGTCCGGCGTGGCCGATCTGGCGTTCGAGAATGACGTCGATGCGCTGATGTACACGCGCCGGCTGTTCAACTATCTGCCGCTGTCGAACCGCGAAAAGGCGCCGGTGCGTCCGAGCAGCGATCCGGCCGACCGGCCCGATCCGAGCCTGAACACGCTGGTGCCGGCGAATGCGAACCAGCCGTACGACATGAAGGAGCTGATCCTGAAGATGGTCGACGACGGCGACTTCTTCGAAATCCAGCCCGACAACGCGAAGAACATCATCGTCGGCTTCGCCCGCATGGAAGGCAGCACGGTGGGCATCGTCGCCAATCAGCCGCTGGTGCTGGCCGGCTGCCTCGACATCAAGAGCTCGATCAAGGCGGCGCGCTTCGTGCGCTTCTGCGACGCCTTCAGCATTCCGGTCATCACGCTGGTGGACGTGCCCGGCTTCATGCCCGGCACCTCGCAGGAGTACGGCGGCATCATCAAGCACGGCGCCAAGCTGCTGTACGCCTACGCCGAGGCGACCGTGCCCAAGGTGACGCTGATCACCCGCAAGGCCTACGGCGGCGCCTACGACGTGATGAGTTCGAAGCACCTGCGCGGCGACGTGAATTTCGCCTGGCCGAGCGCGGAAATCGCGGTGATGGGGCCCAAGGGCGCGGTGGAAATCATCTTCCGCGAAGAGAAGAACGACCCCGAGCGCATCACGGCGCGCGAGGCGGAGTATCGCGAGAAGTTCGCCAACCCCTTCATCGCCGGCAAGCGCGGCTTCATCGACGACGTGATCATGCCGAGCGAAACGCGCAAGCGCATCTGCCGTTCGCTCGCCATGCTGCGCGACAAGCAGCTGGAAAACCCGTGGCGCAAGCACGGCAACATTCCGCTGTGA
- a CDS encoding acetyl-CoA carboxylase biotin carboxylase subunit produces the protein MFKKILIANRGEIACRVIRTARRMGIATVAVYSEADRSALHVELADEAVCIGPAAARESYLVIDKIIAACKATGAQAVHPGYGFLSENEAFCAALEREGIVFIGPKAHAIGAMGDKIASKKLAKEAGVTTIPGWNDPIESPERAVEIARGIGYPVMIKASAGGGGKGLRVAFNDAEAHEGFASCVNEAKNAFNDDRVFIEKFVEEPRHIEIQVLGDSHGNVVYLNERECSIQRRHQKVIEEAPSPFIDPDTRRAMGEQAVRLAKAVQYESAGTVEFVVGRDKSFYFLEMNTRLQVEHPVTELITGLDLVEQMIRVAAGEKLAFTQADVKLEGWAMEARICAEDPARGFLPSVGRLIRYRPPIASDRVRVDTGVFEGGEVSMHYDSMIAKQICYGATRAEAIAQLRDALDAFCIRGPNHNIAFVSAVLGHPRFASGNFTTAFIAEEYPQGYDPTTAAYEDEALLVAVAATVHQRYIERASRIVGQLPGHEFRISPDAVVRLRDVEHRVHIENDGDHHAVLIDGVRHRMVSDWRVSDPVYRGEIDGRPFTLQVERIGLRYRLQHRGARVDAEVMSPRAAELLKRMPVKSAPDLSRFLLSPMPGLLREVAVKPGQAVKAGERLAVIEAMKMENILRAERDGVIGKVSAQQGESLAVDQIILEFAAG, from the coding sequence GTGTTTAAGAAGATACTGATCGCAAACCGCGGCGAGATCGCATGCCGCGTCATCCGCACCGCGCGCCGCATGGGCATCGCCACGGTGGCGGTGTATTCCGAAGCCGACCGCAGCGCGCTGCATGTCGAGCTGGCCGACGAAGCCGTGTGCATCGGCCCGGCGGCGGCGCGCGAGTCCTATCTGGTGATCGACAAGATCATCGCCGCCTGCAAGGCGACCGGCGCCCAGGCGGTGCATCCGGGCTATGGCTTCCTGTCGGAGAACGAAGCCTTCTGTGCCGCGCTGGAACGCGAAGGCATCGTGTTCATCGGGCCGAAGGCGCACGCCATCGGCGCCATGGGCGACAAGATCGCGTCGAAGAAGCTGGCAAAGGAAGCCGGCGTGACGACGATTCCGGGCTGGAACGATCCGATCGAGAGCCCGGAGCGTGCGGTCGAGATCGCGCGCGGCATCGGCTATCCGGTCATGATCAAGGCCAGTGCGGGCGGTGGCGGCAAGGGTTTGCGCGTGGCGTTCAACGATGCCGAGGCGCATGAAGGTTTCGCCTCCTGCGTCAATGAGGCGAAGAACGCCTTCAACGACGATCGAGTGTTCATCGAGAAATTCGTCGAGGAGCCGCGTCACATCGAAATCCAGGTGCTGGGCGACAGTCACGGCAATGTGGTGTATCTGAACGAGCGCGAGTGCTCGATCCAGCGGCGGCACCAGAAGGTGATCGAAGAGGCGCCGTCGCCCTTCATCGATCCGGACACCCGGCGCGCGATGGGCGAACAGGCGGTGCGGCTGGCCAAGGCGGTGCAGTATGAATCGGCCGGCACGGTCGAATTCGTCGTCGGGCGCGACAAGTCCTTCTACTTTCTCGAAATGAACACCCGGCTGCAGGTCGAGCATCCGGTGACCGAACTGATCACCGGGCTGGATCTGGTCGAACAGATGATCCGCGTCGCGGCCGGCGAAAAGCTCGCCTTCACGCAGGCCGACGTGAAGCTCGAAGGCTGGGCGATGGAAGCGCGCATCTGCGCCGAAGATCCGGCGCGCGGCTTCCTGCCGTCGGTCGGCCGGCTGATCCGCTACCGCCCGCCGATCGCCAGCGACCGCGTGCGCGTCGACACCGGCGTGTTCGAAGGCGGCGAAGTGTCCATGCATTACGACTCGATGATCGCCAAGCAGATCTGCTACGGCGCCACCCGCGCCGAGGCGATCGCGCAGCTGCGCGATGCGCTCGACGCCTTCTGCATCCGCGGCCCGAACCACAACATCGCCTTCGTGTCGGCGGTGCTCGGGCATCCGCGCTTCGCCTCCGGCAACTTCACGACCGCCTTCATCGCCGAAGAGTATCCGCAGGGGTACGACCCGACGACCGCGGCCTATGAGGACGAAGCGCTGCTGGTGGCCGTGGCGGCCACGGTGCACCAGCGCTACATCGAGCGCGCCTCGCGCATCGTCGGTCAGCTGCCGGGACACGAGTTCCGTATCAGCCCCGATGCTGTCGTGCGCCTGCGCGATGTCGAGCACCGGGTGCACATCGAGAACGACGGCGACCACCACGCGGTGCTGATCGACGGCGTGCGCCATCGCATGGTGAGCGACTGGCGCGTGTCCGACCCGGTGTATCGCGGCGAGATCGACGGCCGCCCGTTCACGCTGCAGGTCGAACGCATCGGCCTGCGCTACCGGCTGCAGCACCGCGGTGCGCGTGTCGATGCCGAGGTGATGAGCCCGCGCGCGGCCGAGCTGCTCAAGCGCATGCCGGTCAAGTCGGCCCCCGACCTGTCGCGCTTCCTGCTGTCGCCGATGCCGGGCCTGCTGCGCGAAGTCGCGGTGAAGCCTGGCCAGGCAGTGAAGGCCGGTGAGCGGCTGGCGGTGATCGAGGCGATGAAGATGGAAAACATCCTGCGCGCCGAGCGCGACGGCGTGATCGGCAAGGTGTCGGCACAGCAGGGCGAAAGCCTGGCTGTGGACCAGATCATTCTGGAATTCGCCGCCGGCTGA
- the ypfJ gene encoding KPN_02809 family neutral zinc metallopeptidase: MRLGDGRESDNIEDRRGARGGGMMGGGGRKIGVGTIVLALVAMYFGVDPSVVLNMGAGLPQTSQQAPVAPGVQSTGRAEDDALARFTAQVLADTEDTWNALFRAGGKQYREPKLVLYTGGTQTACGTGQAAMGPFYCPGDERVYLDLDFYRDLQARFAAPGDFAQAYVIAHEIGHHVQHQLGIAEKVQASKQRVSEREANQLQVRMELQADCFAGIWAHHANRSRGILEQGDVEEALRAASAIGDDTLQKQAQGYVVPESFTHGSAEQRMRWFKRGLDSGEMKACDSFGARTL, encoded by the coding sequence ATGCGACTGGGCGACGGGCGGGAAAGCGACAATATCGAGGACCGCCGGGGCGCGCGCGGCGGCGGCATGATGGGCGGCGGCGGCCGCAAGATCGGCGTCGGCACCATCGTGCTGGCACTGGTGGCGATGTATTTCGGCGTCGATCCGTCGGTGGTGCTCAATATGGGCGCCGGCCTGCCGCAGACTTCGCAGCAGGCGCCGGTGGCGCCCGGCGTTCAGTCCACCGGTCGGGCCGAGGATGATGCACTGGCGCGCTTTACGGCACAGGTGCTGGCGGACACCGAAGACACGTGGAACGCACTGTTCCGCGCCGGCGGCAAGCAGTACCGTGAGCCGAAACTGGTACTCTACACCGGTGGCACGCAGACTGCCTGCGGCACCGGGCAGGCGGCGATGGGGCCGTTCTACTGCCCGGGCGACGAGCGCGTCTACCTTGACCTCGACTTCTACCGCGACCTGCAGGCGCGCTTCGCCGCGCCGGGCGATTTCGCGCAAGCCTACGTCATCGCGCACGAGATCGGGCATCACGTGCAGCATCAGCTGGGCATCGCGGAGAAGGTGCAGGCTTCGAAGCAGCGTGTCAGCGAGCGCGAAGCCAATCAATTGCAGGTACGCATGGAGCTGCAGGCCGACTGTTTCGCCGGCATCTGGGCGCATCACGCCAATCGCTCGCGCGGCATTCTCGAACAGGGTGACGTCGAAGAGGCGCTGCGCGCCGCGTCCGCCATCGGCGACGACACGCTGCAGAAGCAGGCGCAGGGCTATGTGGTGCCGGAAAGCTTCACCCACGGCAGCGCCGAGCAGCGCATGCGCTGGTTCAAGCGCGGCCTGGACAGCGGCGAAATGAAGGCCTGCGACAGCTTCGGCGCGCGGACGCTCTAG
- the meaB gene encoding methylmalonyl Co-A mutase-associated GTPase MeaB: MTPPTDASLIDGVRAGNRRALAKTITLIESTREDHQQRAGEVLRALLPHTGQSIRVGISGVPGVGKSTFIEALGLALIGKGHKVAVLAIDPSSSLTGGSILGDKTRMEHLSLRSEAYIRPSPSSGSLGGVAARTREAMLVCEAAGFDIVIVETVGVGQSETAVAGMTDVFVLLQLPNAGDDLQAIKKGIVELADIVVYNKCDIDETAAERAMQQMRGALHLLRAASAGWTVPVLKVSALQHAGLEAFWADILRYRDTMQASGAWTARRSRQALDWMWTLVDQGLRSRFEHHAAVRAALPDIRAAVAAGTLPASAAALRLLQAMD; the protein is encoded by the coding sequence ATGACCCCGCCCACCGACGCGTCCCTGATCGATGGCGTGCGTGCCGGCAATCGCCGGGCGCTGGCCAAGACCATCACTTTGATCGAATCGACGCGCGAGGACCATCAGCAGCGCGCCGGCGAAGTGCTGCGCGCACTGCTGCCGCATACCGGGCAGTCCATCCGCGTCGGCATTTCGGGGGTGCCGGGCGTCGGCAAGTCGACCTTCATCGAAGCCCTCGGTCTGGCGCTGATCGGCAAGGGCCACAAGGTCGCGGTGCTGGCGATCGATCCGTCGTCGTCGCTGACCGGCGGTTCCATCCTCGGCGACAAGACGCGCATGGAACATCTGTCGCTGCGCAGCGAAGCCTATATCCGCCCGTCGCCGTCATCCGGCAGCCTGGGCGGGGTGGCCGCGCGCACGCGCGAGGCGATGCTGGTGTGCGAGGCGGCCGGCTTCGACATCGTCATCGTGGAAACGGTGGGCGTCGGCCAGTCGGAAACCGCGGTCGCCGGCATGACCGACGTGTTCGTGCTGCTGCAGCTGCCGAATGCCGGAGACGATCTGCAGGCGATCAAGAAGGGCATCGTCGAACTGGCGGACATCGTCGTCTACAACAAGTGCGACATCGACGAAACCGCGGCCGAACGCGCCATGCAGCAGATGCGCGGCGCGCTGCACCTGTTGCGTGCGGCATCAGCGGGCTGGACGGTGCCGGTGCTGAAGGTGTCGGCGCTGCAGCATGCCGGGCTGGAGGCCTTCTGGGCCGACATCCTGCGCTATCGCGACACCATGCAGGCCAGCGGCGCGTGGACGGCCCGGCGCAGCCGGCAGGCGCTGGACTGGATGTGGACCCTGGTCGATCAGGGTCTGCGCAGCCGTTTCGAACACCACGCGGCGGTACGCGCCGCGTTGCCGGACATCCGCGCCGCAGTGGCGGCGGGTACCCTGCCTGCATCGGCGGCTGCACTGCGCCTGCTGCAGGCCATGGACTGA
- a CDS encoding zinc-dependent alcohol dehydrogenase family protein codes for MRYQAYLEQCNADSLTMIDAAVPRPGPGQVLVKMRAASLNYRDLFILQGLYPGVDSKDLVPLSDGAGEVVETGAGVDRFAAGDHVIGTFFETWIAGRLQPAYFGKTLGGTAPGVLTEYRLFPQDSLVAKPAHLSFEEAATLPCAALTAWNALFEGPAPLRAGDRVLVLGTGGVSMFALQLAKAAGAEVIATSSSDAKLEKAKALGATTLINYRSHPDWDQEVRNATGGVGVDHVVEVGGPGTLQRSIASLGQNGQAHLIGVLTGGEINPLPLLFTTSTVRGVFVGSREMFESMNRVISLHKIRPVIDRVFGFAEARAALAHQQSQAHVGKVVVSIG; via the coding sequence ATGCGTTACCAAGCCTATCTTGAGCAGTGCAATGCCGACAGCCTGACGATGATCGACGCGGCTGTACCGCGCCCCGGTCCCGGTCAGGTGCTGGTGAAGATGCGCGCAGCGTCACTCAACTATCGCGATCTGTTCATCCTGCAGGGTCTGTATCCCGGCGTCGACTCCAAGGATCTGGTGCCGCTGTCCGACGGCGCAGGCGAGGTGGTCGAGACCGGCGCCGGCGTTGACCGCTTTGCCGCCGGCGACCACGTGATCGGCACCTTCTTCGAAACCTGGATAGCCGGCCGGCTGCAGCCGGCGTACTTCGGCAAGACCCTGGGCGGCACCGCGCCTGGCGTGCTGACCGAGTACCGCCTGTTCCCGCAGGATTCGCTGGTGGCCAAGCCGGCCCACCTGAGCTTCGAGGAAGCTGCGACGCTGCCATGCGCCGCGCTGACCGCGTGGAACGCCCTGTTCGAAGGGCCGGCCCCGCTGCGCGCCGGTGATCGCGTGCTGGTGCTGGGCACCGGCGGCGTGTCGATGTTCGCACTGCAGCTGGCGAAGGCGGCGGGCGCCGAGGTGATCGCCACGTCGTCGAGTGACGCCAAGCTGGAAAAGGCAAAGGCGCTCGGTGCGACCACGCTGATCAACTACCGCAGCCATCCGGACTGGGATCAGGAAGTGCGCAACGCCACCGGTGGCGTGGGCGTCGACCACGTGGTCGAAGTCGGCGGCCCGGGCACGCTGCAGCGCTCGATCGCTTCGCTCGGCCAGAACGGTCAGGCGCACCTGATCGGCGTGCTGACCGGCGGCGAGATCAATCCGCTGCCGCTGCTGTTCACCACCTCGACGGTGCGCGGCGTGTTCGTCGGCTCGCGCGAAATGTTCGAATCGATGAACCGGGTGATTTCGCTGCACAAGATCCGCCCGGTGATCGATCGCGTGTTCGGCTTCGCCGAGGCACGCGCGGCGCTGGCACACCAGCAGAGCCAGGCCCATGTCGGCAAGGTCGTCGTCAGCATCGGCTGA
- a CDS encoding CHASE domain-containing protein, which yields MNLRDRVWAERSGASDAAAPSFVRALRDPSALAWPALALGMLVTLVITFLLWDRLAQATAQRFDSEVEKVVVQISRRMEAHENILRAAAGLMQASDEVTRADWYSYVNELGLERNFPGVLGVGLSLRIPAAQLAAHEETIRLNDMPTYAVWPKHVRDEYHSIVFLEPLNERNFRAIGYDMYSEPVRAAAMRRARDTGNVALSGRVTLVQEGKGPVQPGFLLYYPLYVRNEPADTPDERGRALLGYTYSPFRAHDLFGDILLGFADKVVVTIHDGRGVSPATLLYSNADRKPVSSLEAVREIELAGHAWTVRLSAPAAFSADHLVLWLVPLMGAGLSALLFYLLRVLAATARANRSAHAMTQALTISESRLVTVLETAADGIVTTDESGMVLTVNRSAAEMFEIGIDAAVGLPLSRLLPMFDAAWFAGQAEMHPIGPRWRFRQDVQGVRRSRRFPVTVSASRFNLHGRPVYSLLMRDITEQVEAQTRMRLHDRALESSSEAVIIRDVQRGGYPVVYVNAAFERLTGRAADEVIGRTFTLASGEQNPEHVLDEMRWAIAHQKPYSTTLDVRRADGRSIWVALSSSPVRDNEGRVTHYVDVFGDVTERIEFERKLIRRTNRLHTVFSLSPDGFVTFDEGGTLTNVNPAFLRITELTQSELVGLSAAAFDGLIARLADPDKPWPGLELDHSTAEPQRLWLRLPEPRVLERSARVAPEGRSETVLYFRDITQQFEVDRMKSEFLSTAAHELRTPLASILGFAELLINREYDEPARRRMHTIIHRQSRVLVNLINDLLDLARIEARTGQDFRFEDLSAKGIISATLETLTMPDDSHTVRLDMPPAVPRIRVDHAKMVRALGNVITNAFKYSPGGGEVVVTVCEALRHSRLMAGMRVIDHGIGMTPEQLARIFERFYRADPSGNIPGTGLGMSLVREIMDLHGGEIEIDSAPGVGTTVTLWLPVMDTATT from the coding sequence ATGAACCTGCGCGACCGGGTGTGGGCCGAGCGGTCCGGTGCATCCGACGCCGCCGCGCCGTCCTTCGTGCGCGCGTTGCGCGATCCGTCCGCGCTCGCCTGGCCGGCGCTGGCACTGGGCATGCTGGTCACGCTGGTGATCACCTTTCTGCTGTGGGACAGGCTGGCCCAGGCCACGGCGCAGCGCTTCGACAGCGAGGTCGAAAAGGTCGTCGTTCAGATCAGCCGCCGCATGGAGGCGCATGAAAACATCCTGCGCGCCGCAGCCGGCCTGATGCAGGCCAGCGATGAGGTGACGCGTGCCGACTGGTACAGCTATGTGAACGAACTGGGGCTGGAGCGCAACTTTCCGGGCGTGCTCGGGGTGGGCCTGTCGCTGCGCATTCCGGCGGCACAGCTCGCCGCGCATGAAGAGACTATCCGGCTCAATGACATGCCGACCTATGCGGTCTGGCCGAAGCACGTGCGCGACGAATACCACAGCATCGTGTTTCTCGAACCGCTGAACGAACGCAACTTCAGGGCCATCGGCTACGACATGTATTCCGAACCGGTGCGGGCCGCAGCGATGCGGCGCGCGCGCGACACCGGCAATGTGGCGCTGTCCGGGCGGGTGACGCTGGTGCAGGAAGGCAAGGGACCGGTGCAGCCGGGCTTCCTGCTGTACTACCCGCTGTACGTGCGCAACGAGCCGGCCGACACGCCGGACGAACGCGGCCGCGCACTGCTTGGCTACACCTACAGCCCGTTCCGTGCGCACGATCTGTTCGGCGACATCCTGCTTGGCTTCGCCGACAAGGTGGTCGTGACGATCCATGACGGTCGTGGCGTATCGCCCGCCACGCTGCTGTACAGCAATGCGGACCGCAAGCCGGTGTCGTCGCTCGAAGCGGTGCGCGAGATCGAGCTGGCGGGGCATGCATGGACGGTGCGCCTGAGCGCGCCGGCCGCCTTCAGCGCCGACCACCTCGTGCTCTGGCTGGTGCCGCTGATGGGTGCCGGCCTGAGCGCGCTGCTGTTTTACCTGCTGCGCGTTCTGGCGGCGACCGCGCGTGCCAATCGCAGCGCGCACGCGATGACGCAGGCGCTGACCATCAGCGAATCGCGTCTGGTCACGGTGCTCGAGACCGCGGCCGACGGCATCGTCACCACCGACGAGTCCGGCATGGTGCTGACCGTCAATCGTTCCGCCGCCGAAATGTTCGAGATCGGCATTGATGCAGCGGTCGGCCTGCCGCTGTCACGCCTGCTGCCGATGTTCGATGCCGCATGGTTTGCCGGCCAGGCGGAAATGCATCCGATCGGGCCGCGCTGGCGCTTCCGGCAGGATGTGCAGGGCGTGCGGCGATCGCGTCGTTTTCCGGTCACCGTGTCAGCCAGCCGTTTCAACCTGCACGGGCGACCGGTGTATTCGCTGCTGATGCGCGACATCACGGAACAGGTGGAGGCGCAGACGCGCATGCGTCTGCATGACCGCGCGCTCGAATCGTCGAGCGAGGCGGTGATCATCCGCGACGTTCAGCGCGGCGGCTATCCGGTGGTGTATGTGAATGCGGCATTCGAACGGCTGACCGGCCGTGCGGCCGATGAAGTGATTGGCCGCACCTTCACGCTGGCGTCGGGAGAGCAGAATCCGGAACACGTGCTGGATGAAATGCGCTGGGCGATCGCACACCAGAAGCCCTACAGCACCACGCTCGACGTGAGGCGTGCAGATGGCCGGTCGATCTGGGTGGCGCTGTCGTCGTCTCCGGTGCGCGACAACGAAGGCCGGGTGACGCATTACGTCGACGTGTTCGGCGACGTGACCGAGCGCATCGAGTTCGAACGCAAGCTGATCCGCCGCACGAATCGGCTGCACACCGTGTTCTCGCTGTCGCCGGACGGCTTCGTCACCTTCGACGAGGGCGGCACGCTGACCAATGTGAATCCGGCGTTCCTGCGCATCACCGAACTGACGCAGAGCGAACTGGTCGGCCTCAGCGCCGCCGCGTTTGACGGCCTTATCGCCCGGCTTGCCGACCCGGATAAGCCGTGGCCGGGACTGGAGCTCGATCATTCGACCGCCGAACCGCAGCGCCTGTGGCTCAGGCTGCCCGAGCCGCGGGTGCTCGAACGCAGTGCGCGCGTGGCGCCGGAGGGTCGCTCGGAGACGGTGCTGTACTTCCGCGACATCACGCAGCAGTTCGAGGTCGATCGCATGAAGAGCGAGTTCCTCAGTACCGCGGCGCACGAACTGCGCACGCCGCTGGCGTCGATCCTCGGCTTTGCCGAACTGCTGATCAACCGCGAGTACGACGAGCCGGCGCGCCGGCGCATGCACACCATCATTCATCGCCAGTCGCGCGTGCTGGTCAATCTGATCAACGATCTGCTCGACCTGGCGCGCATCGAAGCCCGGACCGGGCAGGATTTCCGGTTCGAAGACCTGTCGGCGAAGGGCATCATCAGCGCCACGCTGGAAACGCTGACCATGCCGGACGACAGCCATACCGTGCGGCTCGACATGCCGCCGGCGGTGCCGCGCATAAGGGTCGATCACGCGAAGATGGTGCGTGCGCTCGGCAACGTGATCACCAACGCCTTCAAATATTCGCCGGGTGGCGGCGAGGTGGTGGTGACCGTATGCGAAGCCCTCCGCCATTCGCGGCTGATGGCCGGCATGCGCGTGATCGACCACGGCATCGGCATGACGCCGGAACAGCTTGCGCGCATTTTCGAGCGCTTCTACCGCGCCGACCCGTCGGGCAATATTCCGGGCACCGGTCTGGGCATGTCGCTGGTGAGGGAAATCATGGACCTGCATGGCGGCGAGATCGAAATCGACAGCGCGCCGGGCGTCGGTACGACGGTGACACTGTGGCTGCCGGTGATGGACACGGCGACCACCTGA
- a CDS encoding TIGR03790 family protein, whose translation MPKFPSCPRHLLPALLLFCVHAARALGPGELAVIVNVSDPASVEAAAYYRQQRDIPVANVIEVSFPHERGALSREEFERVHAEVGAKLAPGIKAFALAWTRPWRAGCMSITSAFAFGYDESFCSSTCGPTRPSGYFNNGRNAPDNAAMPRPAMLLAGESVDQVKRLIDRGVAADYSYPKGTVYLVRTEDTARNVRSLLFDETMAQLRGLQFASPRAAEAFGQQDVIGYFTGAVRVPALPTLGFLPGAPADHLTSVGGTLLDNTAQMSALEWLTAGATGSYGTVIEPCNHLQKFPHPGILMSMYAEGDTLIEAYWKSVAWPGEGVFIGEPLARPFGTRTVRDEAGWWVESHSATGRRAAIEVAPSVVGRYRTVGFVTLPAGYARQKLPVLSAGAVRVR comes from the coding sequence ATGCCGAAATTTCCGTCCTGCCCGCGCCACCTGCTGCCGGCCCTGCTGTTGTTCTGCGTGCACGCTGCACGCGCCCTCGGCCCGGGCGAACTGGCGGTCATCGTCAATGTGTCCGATCCGGCGAGCGTCGAAGCCGCCGCCTACTATCGTCAGCAGCGCGACATCCCGGTCGCCAACGTCATCGAGGTGAGCTTTCCGCACGAGCGCGGCGCGTTGTCGCGCGAAGAATTCGAGCGTGTCCATGCCGAAGTCGGCGCGAAGCTGGCGCCCGGCATCAAGGCCTTCGCGCTGGCCTGGACGCGCCCGTGGCGCGCCGGCTGCATGAGCATCACCTCCGCCTTCGCATTCGGCTACGACGAAAGCTTCTGTTCATCGACCTGCGGCCCGACGCGGCCGAGCGGCTATTTCAACAACGGCCGCAACGCGCCCGACAACGCCGCCATGCCCCGGCCCGCCATGCTTCTGGCGGGCGAATCGGTCGACCAGGTGAAGCGCCTGATCGACCGCGGCGTGGCGGCCGACTACAGCTATCCGAAAGGTACGGTGTATCTGGTGCGCACCGAAGATACGGCGCGCAATGTTCGCTCCTTGCTGTTCGACGAAACGATGGCCCAGCTGCGTGGCCTGCAGTTCGCCAGCCCTAGGGCGGCCGAAGCGTTCGGCCAGCAGGACGTGATCGGCTATTTCACCGGCGCGGTGCGCGTGCCGGCACTGCCGACGCTGGGCTTTCTGCCGGGGGCACCGGCCGACCACCTGACGTCGGTCGGCGGCACGCTGCTCGACAACACCGCGCAGATGAGTGCACTCGAATGGCTGACGGCGGGCGCCACCGGCAGCTATGGCACCGTGATCGAGCCGTGCAATCACCTGCAGAAGTTTCCCCATCCGGGCATCCTGATGAGCATGTACGCGGAGGGCGACACGCTGATCGAGGCCTACTGGAAGAGCGTCGCCTGGCCGGGCGAGGGTGTGTTCATCGGCGAGCCGCTGGCGCGCCCTTTCGGCACCCGCACCGTGCGGGACGAGGCTGGCTGGTGGGTGGAGTCGCATTCGGCGACCGGCCGGCGCGCGGCGATCGAAGTGGCGCCGAGCGTGGTCGGGCGCTACCGCACGGTGGGTTTCGTAACCTTGCCTGCCGGTTACGCGCGGCAGAAGCTTCCGGTGCTGTCGGCCGGTGCGGTCAGGGTCAGATGA
- a CDS encoding response regulator transcription factor produces the protein MRARIMLVEDQPEIRQLIRMTLEFGDFELAEAPDADAGWTLMQQRPPDLILLDVMMPGSMDGLELCRRLRQHAALQAIPVILLTARSQQRDIEIGFEAGANAYLTKPFSPMELLDRIAGLLNPPEPG, from the coding sequence ATGCGCGCCCGGATCATGCTGGTGGAAGACCAGCCCGAGATTCGCCAGTTGATACGCATGACCCTCGAGTTCGGTGACTTCGAACTGGCCGAGGCGCCGGATGCCGATGCCGGCTGGACGCTGATGCAGCAACGTCCGCCCGACCTGATCCTGCTCGACGTGATGATGCCGGGCTCGATGGACGGTCTCGAGTTGTGCCGCCGACTGCGTCAGCACGCGGCGCTGCAGGCGATTCCGGTCATCCTGCTGACCGCACGCAGCCAGCAGCGCGACATCGAGATCGGCTTCGAAGCCGGTGCCAACGCCTATCTGACCAAGCCCTTCAGTCCGATGGAACTGCTGGACCGCATCGCCGGACTTCTGAATCCGCCTGAACCGGGATGA